In a genomic window of Bacteroidota bacterium:
- a CDS encoding gliding motility-associated C-terminal domain-containing protein, translating into MKKATFLFVSIFISSLLLSFVFAQDNRMNSAMESQESNLTNFSNEDKSIKNQEHWKKNNPDFSIQRHPEFGKLPYNAPCNNCVEVLSKRKIDERYFVDAEDYTKFYIQKSLGAMHMLRNDFLVTLDTRLKPVSHELLMSTGQIDPVGFDFIKKASLIKTPQGNVEFNNWKLYGISANIETEIATANWTNYTAGDNGIKVIDLFPGIDAEMIASRGSVKTNLIIKFNNYNQFERIVFVDEFSSEGIASLRFEDNATLNKGVGSVAFEKGNEPLLKINEAVIYPRNFEKEATTAEYIIDVNRLGIIIPVSWIAQNISKGELIVDPLVTSSNSLAQASITGSMYNASCNFTNSCNYNLTVATPPQATFTDVLWTFNYSASGICWRSDGAIKLTTGSCVSPGQAGFFWYCNQNSGGSCNGLNISVFNDLGSCLPPPSCVAQNVPFTLQFYRKCYGSTGCNNNCIGSASPWTMTIQGKTIEHNSSITSSAGTTICAGQSTTLASFGEFGVGPYTYSWTPGGATTSTITVSPTANTTYSVIVTDACGNTATQNRSITVNPSANSTFSYPQQVYCSGAGTATATTTTSGGTFSSSPAGLSINATTGAVNIAASANNTYTITYSLGGACPSSSTQSITITNAPSAEFSYATPFCANGINPFPTFTSGSAGIFSGTSINPGEQISFVNTNTGEINLTASTPGTFTVTNTITVPGCASSVYNQTITINPSPSVLIGADQTVCEGGTFNLTTTAGPTYSWTGPASYNSSVQNPSVANASLANNGTYVLVVTQNGCSSSDSLSVTVTPLPGLPNATSNSPVCVGGSINFSTATVNGATYNWTGPNGFASSDQNPIVQPASLNNAGDYFLTITNNGCTSLQDVENVQVNPGTDATFNYSQQVYCSGTSATPTPVISGTPGGVFSASPAGLSINSSTGEVNISTSNDNTYDITYTVSGPCPSSSTESITITNAPSAEFSYSGPFCAGGVNPLPTFTTGSAGIFSGSSLIPGQQMVFTDIATGEIDLLASTPGTYTVTNTITVIGCPSSVHNQTVIINPAPAVLIGSDLNVCVGNSINLTTSASGLTYNWTGPVSFNSTDQNPVISSATLANNGMYVLVVTENGCSNSDSLNVDVNPLPGTPIASSNSPVCIGESINLSTDLVSDVTYNWTGPNGFSSTEQNPVVQPASLNEAGDYFLTITDINGCTSTQGIENVVVNINPDLPVISTNAPVCIGSEFIISASSSSGATFVWTGPASFASNNQSNTINNTTTLNEGLYTVTATLNACTNVADINISFEPLPSVSIIPSSAQICMNTNLTLTATANGGSGTFNSYNWTGDVADISSTSINNPVFNSSNLGVYNLTVEVSDDLGCSSMASVQVTVVSSDDATFTYAQSVYCKSGSETPVLNDPGTTGNFSNPLGGLSINATTGEIDFTASTVGIHSVTYTTSGSCSSQHTEQVEIYVAPAPVGPNPNPSYCAGQSLNPLSVTGTTGSITWYDSNGNIVSTTATYTPAITTTTTFYVTQTENGCESGQTQINVTINDPLPPDLGQDITVCSGSNINLTGNSTGSYTWTGPAGFSSSNQNPVIANSSALQAGNYQASINVNGCQSASSSVNVIVNQAPNTPSTSNNGPLCTGNAIVLQAQEVIGAAYSWTGPNGYTSNQQNPVINNTTATNFGSYNLSISLNGCNSASSTTIVFAETVEASFTADPLSGMIPLNVNFTNTSSGGNSYIWTFGNGDSSKTFNAATVFSEQGTYIVSLIATGNNTSCSDTAIFTVFVEGKSFMIVPNVFSPNGDGKNDVFKVEGGNILTFSAEIFNRWGKKIYAWDNPNDGWDGKLSSGVSVSQGTYFYVIKAEGTDGKAFEEKGALNLYK; encoded by the coding sequence ATGAAAAAAGCTACTTTTTTATTTGTTTCCATCTTCATCTCCTCACTATTATTATCCTTTGTTTTTGCTCAGGATAATAGGATGAACAGTGCAATGGAAAGCCAAGAGTCAAATTTGACAAATTTCAGTAATGAGGATAAAAGCATTAAAAACCAGGAACATTGGAAAAAAAACAATCCCGATTTTAGCATTCAAAGACATCCTGAATTCGGAAAATTGCCCTATAATGCTCCCTGTAATAATTGTGTAGAAGTATTGAGTAAAAGAAAAATTGATGAAAGATATTTTGTGGATGCAGAGGATTATACTAAATTTTACATTCAAAAATCCTTAGGTGCCATGCACATGTTAAGGAATGATTTTTTAGTTACGCTAGATACCCGATTAAAGCCTGTTTCCCATGAGTTACTTATGTCAACGGGGCAGATTGATCCTGTCGGATTTGATTTTATAAAGAAAGCATCACTTATAAAAACTCCGCAAGGAAATGTAGAATTTAACAACTGGAAGCTTTATGGGATTTCGGCAAATATAGAAACGGAAATTGCAACAGCAAACTGGACCAATTATACAGCCGGAGACAATGGAATAAAAGTAATTGACCTGTTTCCGGGAATAGATGCAGAAATGATAGCATCCAGAGGATCTGTTAAAACGAATCTGATTATTAAATTCAATAATTACAATCAGTTTGAAAGAATAGTATTTGTAGATGAATTTTCTTCAGAAGGAATTGCTTCTTTAAGATTTGAGGACAACGCAACATTAAACAAGGGGGTAGGGTCGGTAGCCTTTGAAAAGGGAAATGAACCCTTATTGAAAATAAATGAGGCTGTAATTTATCCAAGGAATTTTGAAAAGGAGGCAACCACGGCAGAGTATATTATTGATGTAAACAGGTTGGGAATTATTATTCCGGTAAGCTGGATAGCGCAAAATATTTCAAAAGGAGAGTTAATTGTGGATCCATTGGTAACAAGCTCTAATAGTTTAGCACAAGCCTCAATTACAGGATCCATGTATAATGCTTCTTGTAATTTTACAAATTCATGTAATTATAATTTAACTGTAGCAACACCTCCCCAGGCAACCTTTACTGATGTATTATGGACTTTTAACTACTCGGCATCTGGAATCTGTTGGAGGAGTGACGGGGCAATAAAACTGACCACCGGTAGCTGTGTGAGTCCGGGACAAGCAGGTTTTTTTTGGTATTGTAATCAAAACTCTGGGGGAAGTTGCAATGGACTTAATATTTCTGTTTTTAATGACCTTGGCTCTTGTTTACCTCCCCCTTCCTGTGTGGCACAGAATGTTCCGTTCACCTTGCAGTTTTATAGAAAATGTTATGGCTCCACTGGTTGTAATAATAATTGTATAGGTTCTGCAAGCCCATGGACAATGACAATTCAGGGCAAAACAATTGAGCATAACTCAAGTATAACCAGTAGTGCAGGCACAACTATTTGTGCAGGACAATCTACAACACTTGCTAGTTTTGGAGAGTTTGGTGTAGGTCCTTATACCTATTCCTGGACTCCGGGGGGAGCAACCACTTCTACAATTACAGTTTCGCCAACAGCAAATACAACTTATTCTGTAATTGTAACAGATGCTTGTGGTAATACAGCAACTCAAAATAGATCAATTACCGTCAATCCAAGCGCAAATTCTACTTTTTCTTATCCACAACAAGTTTATTGTTCAGGTGCAGGAACCGCAACAGCAACAACCACTACAAGCGGAGGAACTTTCTCTTCTTCTCCTGCTGGTTTAAGCATTAATGCAACTACCGGAGCAGTTAATATTGCAGCAAGTGCAAACAATACCTATACTATTACTTATAGCCTGGGTGGGGCATGTCCATCCTCAAGTACACAATCAATAACTATTACAAATGCTCCAAGTGCTGAATTTAGTTATGCTACTCCTTTTTGTGCCAATGGTATAAATCCTTTTCCAACTTTTACTTCAGGTTCTGCAGGTATATTTTCTGGAACTTCCATCAATCCTGGTGAACAAATATCATTTGTAAATACCAACACGGGAGAAATAAATTTAACAGCAAGTACCCCGGGGACTTTTACTGTTACAAATACTATAACTGTACCAGGATGTGCTTCTTCTGTGTATAATCAAACAATTACAATCAATCCTTCACCTTCTGTACTTATAGGAGCAGATCAAACTGTTTGCGAAGGCGGTACTTTTAATTTAACTACTACTGCAGGGCCAACATACAGTTGGACTGGACCTGCTTCTTATAATTCATCTGTTCAAAATCCATCCGTTGCAAATGCAAGCTTGGCAAACAATGGAACTTATGTACTTGTAGTTACTCAAAATGGTTGTTCCAGTTCAGATTCACTTTCTGTAACAGTAACTCCCTTACCTGGATTACCCAATGCAACAAGTAATTCTCCTGTATGTGTGGGTGGAAGCATTAATTTTAGTACTGCTACAGTAAACGGAGCTACTTATAACTGGACTGGGCCAAATGGATTTGCTTCTTCAGATCAGAATCCAATTGTTCAACCTGCTTCATTAAATAATGCGGGAGATTACTTTCTTACAATTACAAATAATGGATGCACAAGTTTGCAGGATGTAGAAAATGTACAGGTAAATCCTGGAACAGATGCTACTTTTAATTATTCCCAGCAGGTATATTGTTCTGGAACCAGTGCAACTCCAACTCCAGTTATATCAGGAACTCCTGGAGGTGTTTTTTCTGCTTCTCCTGCCGGGTTAAGCATTAATTCTTCTACCGGAGAAGTTAATATTTCAACCAGCAATGATAATACTTATGATATTACTTATACAGTTTCAGGCCCTTGTCCATCTTCGAGCACCGAATCCATAACCATTACAAATGCTCCAAGTGCTGAATTTAGCTACTCTGGTCCATTTTGTGCTGGAGGTGTAAATCCTTTGCCAACTTTTACTACAGGTTCTGCAGGTATATTTTCTGGATCTTCCCTAATTCCAGGCCAACAAATGGTGTTTACTGATATTGCTACCGGAGAAATAGATTTATTAGCTAGTACACCTGGAACATATACGGTTACCAACACTATAACCGTTATAGGATGTCCTTCTTCTGTGCATAATCAAACAGTAATTATTAATCCTGCTCCTGCGGTTTTGATAGGTTCCGACCTTAATGTGTGTGTTGGTAACTCCATTAATTTAACTACTTCAGCATCTGGCCTTACTTACAATTGGACAGGGCCGGTATCTTTTAATTCTACGGATCAAAATCCAGTAATTTCATCTGCAACATTGGCAAACAATGGAATGTATGTACTTGTTGTTACAGAAAATGGTTGTTCAAATTCTGATTCGCTGAATGTTGATGTTAATCCATTACCCGGAACACCAATAGCTTCAAGCAACTCTCCTGTTTGTATTGGGGAAAGCATTAATTTATCTACTGATTTGGTTTCAGATGTTACCTATAACTGGACAGGTCCTAATGGTTTTTCTTCAACAGAGCAGAATCCCGTTGTTCAGCCTGCTTCTTTAAATGAAGCTGGTGATTATTTTTTAACAATTACCGACATCAATGGTTGTACCAGTACACAGGGAATTGAAAATGTTGTAGTAAATATAAATCCAGATTTGCCCGTTATTTCAACAAATGCCCCCGTTTGCATAGGATCTGAATTTATTATCTCTGCTTCTTCCTCTAGTGGAGCAACTTTTGTATGGACCGGTCCTGCATCATTTGCCTCTAACAACCAAAGTAATACCATTAATAATACAACTACTTTAAATGAGGGATTATATACTGTTACAGCTACGCTAAACGCTTGTACAAATGTAGCGGATATTAACATTTCATTTGAACCATTGCCATCGGTTTCAATAATACCTAGTTCTGCCCAAATATGTATGAATACGAATCTCACTTTAACTGCAACAGCAAATGGTGGTAGTGGTACTTTTAACAGCTATAATTGGACTGGAGATGTTGCAGATATTTCTTCTACATCAATAAATAATCCTGTATTTAATTCATCAAACCTTGGAGTATATAATTTAACAGTAGAAGTTTCAGATGATCTGGGATGTTCTTCTATGGCCAGTGTACAGGTTACTGTTGTAAGTTCAGATGACGCAACATTTACATATGCACAATCTGTTTATTGTAAATCGGGCTCTGAAACTCCTGTGTTAAATGATCCTGGTACCACTGGAAATTTTAGTAACCCATTAGGAGGGCTGTCAATAAATGCAACAACTGGTGAAATTGATTTTACAGCAAGCACGGTAGGAATTCATTCTGTTACCTATACAACCTCCGGCTCATGTTCCTCCCAGCATACCGAACAGGTGGAAATATATGTTGCTCCAGCCCCCGTTGGCCCAAATCCAAATCCCTCCTATTGTGCAGGACAGTCCCTAAATCCTTTATCAGTAACTGGAACCACAGGAAGTATTACCTGGTATGACAGCAATGGAAATATTGTAAGTACAACAGCTACTTATACTCCCGCCATTACTACTACAACTACATTTTATGTAACTCAAACAGAAAATGGTTGTGAGAGTGGGCAAACACAAATAAACGTTACAATAAATGATCCATTGCCACCTGATCTTGGCCAGGATATTACTGTATGTTCAGGTTCTAATATTAATTTAACTGGTAATTCAACAGGTAGTTATACATGGACCGGACCTGCAGGTTTTTCTTCCTCTAATCAAAATCCTGTAATTGCAAATTCCAGCGCACTTCAGGCCGGAAACTACCAAGCTTCAATTAATGTGAATGGCTGCCAGAGTGCTTCTTCCTCGGTTAATGTAATTGTAAATCAAGCTCCTAATACTCCATCGACTTCTAACAATGGCCCCCTTTGTACAGGCAATGCTATTGTTTTACAAGCGCAAGAAGTTATCGGGGCTGCTTATTCATGGACTGGCCCTAATGGATATACTTCCAACCAGCAAAATCCAGTAATAAACAATACCACTGCAACTAATTTCGGTTCTTACAATTTATCAATTTCACTAAATGGATGCAATAGTGCATCTTCCACAACGATTGTTTTTGCAGAAACTGTAGAAGCTTCATTTACCGCTGATCCCTTATCAGGAATGATTCCATTAAATGTGAATTTTACCAATACTTCAAGTGGAGGAAATTCATATATATGGACATTTGGCAATGGAGATTCCAGCAAAACATTTAATGCCGCTACCGTATTTTCTGAACAAGGAACTTATATTGTATCCTTAATTGCAACTGGAAATAACACTTCTTGTTCTGATACCGCTATTTTTACTGTGTTTGTAGAAGGTAAATCATTTATGATTGTTCCAAATGTTTTTTCTCCAAATGGTGATGGGAAAAATGATGTATTCAAGGTAGAGGGTGGCAATATTCTAACATTCTCTGCTGAAATATTCAACAGGTGGGGAAAGAAAATTTATGCCTGGGATAATCCAAATGACGGTTGGGATGGTAAACTATCCTCAGGAGTAAGTGTCTCGCAGGGTACATACTTTTATGTTATCAAAGCAGAGGGAACAGATGGAAAAGCATTTGAGGAAAAAGGTGCATTGAATTTATACAAGTAA
- a CDS encoding DNA alkylation repair protein: MDSLYKQVTIALNKGSNPEKPVFLQKFFKTEPGQYGEGDLFIGLSVPQQRTISKIFYAQASLDDIKKMLHDPIHEFRLTALFMLVLKFEKTKDEKLRKDIFDFYLNNTAYINNWDLVDSSAEKIPGAYLFDKNRTLLLRLAESESLWEQRISIIATFYFIKKHQFEDTLAIAEKLLYYKHDLIHKAVGWMLREVGNRDFQKEYDFLSLHYQTMPRTMLRYAIEKFEPELRKKFLEGSV, from the coding sequence ATGGATTCACTATACAAGCAAGTTACTATAGCCTTAAACAAAGGTTCAAACCCTGAAAAACCTGTTTTTTTACAAAAATTCTTCAAAACCGAGCCAGGGCAATATGGTGAAGGTGACCTTTTTATCGGATTAAGTGTTCCTCAGCAGAGAACCATTTCAAAGATCTTTTATGCTCAAGCATCTCTTGATGACATAAAAAAAATGCTGCATGATCCCATTCATGAATTCAGGCTTACTGCCCTTTTTATGCTTGTTTTGAAATTTGAAAAAACCAAGGATGAAAAATTAAGAAAAGACATTTTTGATTTTTACCTCAATAACACAGCTTATATAAACAACTGGGACCTTGTTGATTCCTCAGCTGAAAAAATACCCGGTGCTTATCTTTTTGATAAAAACAGGACTTTGCTTTTACGTTTAGCAGAAAGCGAAAGCCTTTGGGAGCAAAGAATTTCAATTATTGCAACTTTTTATTTCATTAAAAAACATCAATTTGAGGATACTCTTGCCATTGCAGAAAAACTTCTTTACTACAAACACGACCTCATCCATAAGGCAGTAGGCTGGATGTTAAGAGAGGTTGGCAATAGGGACTTTCAAAAAGAGTATGATTTTCTGTCACTGCATTACCAAACAATGCCCCGAACTATGCTAAGGTATGCCATTGAAAAATTTGAGCCTGAACTTAGAAAAAAATTCCTTGAAGGGTCAGTTTGA
- a CDS encoding DUF1028 domain-containing protein: protein MKTTLFFLLAIILFETDIYAQDTFSIVAADSSTREVGSAGASCVNLFQFNITDPSFLGDLLPDTGAINTQASYLATNQTNARVRMRAGDSPAQNILWLSSNDAQNNPAVRQYGIVGFTGNNVSAEAYTGINCMDYKNHKTGSIDGFHYSIQGNILLGQDIIDSMEIKFRNAQGDLACRLMAALQGANVTGADTRCAPNGTSSLFAYVKVAKPTDAYGNPWFNVSVRTLSNAQIEPIDSLQTIFDLQHNCLSIGINKTTLMNHFNVYPNPSTKEIILRSDGFLIGSTYIISDILGKQVLTGIIAGENSTVDVGSLFEGLYIIQVSNLQGKTFLKL from the coding sequence ATGAAAACAACCTTATTCTTTCTCCTTGCAATTATCCTGTTTGAAACAGATATATATGCCCAGGACACTTTTTCTATTGTTGCTGCCGATTCTTCTACCAGGGAAGTTGGAAGTGCGGGGGCATCCTGCGTTAATTTATTTCAATTTAACATTACAGATCCATCCTTTCTTGGAGATTTGCTTCCTGACACAGGAGCAATAAACACGCAGGCTTCATATCTTGCAACCAACCAGACCAATGCCAGGGTGCGCATGAGGGCAGGGGACAGTCCTGCACAAAACATTTTATGGCTTAGTTCTAATGATGCCCAAAACAATCCTGCTGTCAGGCAGTACGGCATTGTAGGATTTACAGGCAATAATGTAAGTGCCGAGGCTTACACCGGAATCAATTGCATGGACTATAAAAATCATAAAACAGGCAGTATTGATGGATTTCATTACTCCATACAAGGAAATATATTGCTTGGGCAAGATATAATTGATTCCATGGAAATAAAATTTAGAAATGCTCAGGGTGATTTGGCTTGCCGCTTGATGGCTGCCTTGCAAGGTGCAAATGTGACCGGGGCAGATACACGTTGCGCACCAAATGGCACATCCTCGCTGTTTGCTTATGTGAAGGTTGCAAAACCCACTGATGCTTATGGAAATCCCTGGTTTAATGTTTCAGTTAGAACACTAAGCAATGCCCAGATTGAACCCATAGATTCCCTGCAAACAATTTTTGATTTGCAGCACAATTGTTTATCAATAGGAATAAACAAAACAACTTTAATGAATCATTTTAACGTGTATCCTAATCCATCAACAAAAGAAATCATCCTTCGATCAGATGGTTTTTTGATTGGGTCCACTTATATTATCTCTGATATTTTAGGCAAACAAGTTTTAACAGGTATAATTGCCGGAGAAAACAGTACTGTTGATGTTGGAAGTTTATTTGAGGGATTATACATTATTCAGGTTTCGAATTTGCAAGGAAAAACATTTTTAAAATTGTAA
- a CDS encoding cytochrome P460 family protein, giving the protein MKKILIITMFLGIVVSCKKNKKMDEQLYNLSQQTGFTYYQNSLDTLLPASASPHGSFRVKFNSVAQKSLDGDGKLPKGSSFEDDAVVVKEIFDKSGGNLTLLAVMKKFSKSKNAAEGWIWGEYDPDGKTVFSISKKGDGCISCHTGGRDLIRLFDLH; this is encoded by the coding sequence ATGAAGAAAATACTGATAATTACAATGTTTTTAGGCATTGTTGTTTCTTGTAAAAAGAATAAAAAAATGGATGAGCAATTATATAATTTAAGTCAGCAAACGGGTTTTACTTATTATCAAAACTCTTTGGATACGCTTCTTCCTGCAAGTGCAAGTCCTCACGGGAGTTTTAGGGTGAAATTTAATTCGGTGGCACAAAAATCACTTGATGGGGATGGGAAATTACCTAAAGGATCCTCCTTTGAGGATGATGCAGTGGTGGTTAAAGAAATTTTTGATAAAAGCGGGGGAAATCTGACCCTTTTGGCGGTGATGAAAAAATTCTCTAAATCCAAAAACGCTGCTGAGGGCTGGATATGGGGTGAATATGATCCTGATGGTAAAACCGTATTTAGCATCTCCAAAAAGGGAGATGGTTGCATTTCCTGCCATACAGGAGGAAGGGATTTAATTAGGTTGTTTGATTTACATTAA
- a CDS encoding LexA family transcriptional regulator, which produces MEKQTIFLASNLKLLRDRKKKTQGDVAASLKVTRAKINAFENGVNVNPKIEDLAKFTAYFKVSVDSLLWVNLKRLTELQLRNLEAGNDEYIMGTKIRVLATTVDSKNRENIEIVSLKAKAGYTQGYSNPEFIGSLQCFHLPVLSPNRKFRMFQIEGDSMLPIPDKSYVISEFVENWNTIKNGQACIVLTKDEGIVFKEVSNNLKQEGTLLMHSLNPLFKDYSIKASEINEVWKFVSYLSSQIPESGITLEHLGTMLLDIKAEISKGRK; this is translated from the coding sequence ATGGAAAAACAAACAATTTTTTTAGCAAGCAACCTTAAGTTGTTGAGAGATAGAAAGAAAAAAACGCAAGGCGATGTAGCAGCAAGCTTAAAAGTTACCCGCGCAAAGATCAATGCATTTGAAAACGGAGTAAATGTTAACCCCAAAATAGAAGATCTGGCAAAGTTTACAGCCTACTTTAAAGTAAGTGTGGATTCCCTGCTTTGGGTGAATTTAAAGCGATTAACCGAATTGCAGCTGCGTAATTTAGAGGCCGGGAATGATGAATATATTATGGGGACAAAAATCCGGGTATTGGCAACAACTGTGGATTCTAAAAACAGGGAAAACATCGAAATAGTTAGCCTTAAAGCCAAGGCAGGATATACCCAGGGATACAGCAATCCTGAATTTATTGGAAGCTTGCAATGCTTTCACCTTCCGGTTTTATCCCCAAACAGGAAGTTTAGGATGTTTCAAATAGAGGGCGATTCCATGTTGCCCATACCCGATAAATCTTATGTTATTTCCGAATTTGTTGAAAACTGGAATACCATTAAAAATGGCCAGGCATGCATTGTTTTGACCAAAGATGAAGGCATTGTTTTTAAAGAAGTAAGCAATAATTTAAAGCAAGAGGGAACGCTTTTGATGCATTCACTGAATCCCCTGTTCAAAGATTATTCTATAAAAGCCAGTGAAATAAATGAGGTATGGAAATTCGTGAGTTACCTAAGCAGCCAGATTCCTGAAAGCGGAATTACTTTGGAGCATTTAGGAACGATGCTACTGGATATAAAAGCAGAAATAAGCAAGGGGAGAAAATAA
- the dinB gene encoding DNA polymerase IV: protein MERTVVHMDLDSFFVSVERLMDSSLFGKPVIIGGTSDRGVVASCSYEARKFGVHSAMPAKMARQLCPHAIFVRGDMDTYSKYSKLVTQIIENEAPLVEKASIDEHYLDITGMDRYIKNSMQWTHELRQKIIKETGLPISYGLSVNKTVSKIATGEAKPNGEKNIDPGIEKLFLAPLSIKKIPGIGDKTYLMLRNMGIEKVETIQQMPLEIIQKVLGENGGIIWRKANGVDNSPVAPYSEQKSMSSERTFDKDTTDIEQLKKTLITMIEGLAFDLRKSKKVTGCVTLKLRYSDFQTHTFQSRIAYTASDHVLLDKTLELFKKNYTRRVLIRLIGVKFSHLVSGQTQISLFDDTEEMINLYQSLDRIRLRFGVKAIMRSVGLDLKK, encoded by the coding sequence ATGGAAAGAACAGTTGTTCACATGGATTTAGATTCCTTTTTCGTATCGGTGGAACGCCTTATGGACAGCAGCCTGTTTGGAAAGCCTGTTATTATTGGCGGTACTTCCGACCGGGGAGTGGTGGCATCATGCAGTTACGAGGCCAGGAAATTCGGTGTTCACAGTGCCATGCCGGCAAAAATGGCCAGGCAACTTTGCCCTCATGCCATCTTTGTTCGCGGAGACATGGATACCTATTCCAAATATTCCAAATTGGTTACCCAGATTATTGAAAACGAAGCCCCTTTAGTGGAAAAGGCTTCCATTGACGAACATTACCTGGACATTACCGGTATGGACCGCTATATAAAAAACAGCATGCAATGGACACATGAGCTGCGGCAAAAAATAATAAAGGAAACAGGACTTCCTATTTCTTACGGTTTATCTGTAAACAAAACAGTTTCTAAAATAGCTACGGGAGAGGCTAAGCCCAATGGTGAAAAAAACATTGATCCGGGCATTGAAAAACTTTTTTTAGCTCCCTTATCCATTAAAAAAATTCCGGGAATTGGTGATAAAACCTATCTCATGTTACGCAACATGGGAATAGAAAAAGTAGAAACAATTCAGCAAATGCCCCTTGAAATTATTCAAAAAGTGCTTGGTGAAAATGGCGGAATTATATGGAGAAAGGCAAACGGAGTGGACAATAGCCCGGTTGCACCCTATTCGGAACAAAAAAGCATGAGCTCCGAAAGAACTTTTGACAAGGACACAACGGATATTGAACAGCTAAAAAAAACACTCATTACCATGATTGAAGGTTTAGCCTTCGATTTAAGGAAATCAAAAAAAGTAACAGGGTGTGTTACCCTAAAACTCAGGTATTCCGATTTTCAAACACATACCTTTCAAAGCAGGATCGCTTACACAGCTTCCGATCATGTATTACTGGATAAGACTTTGGAATTATTCAAAAAAAACTATACACGAAGAGTGCTAATCCGTTTGATTGGTGTAAAGTTCAGCCACCTGGTTTCGGGTCAAACCCAAATCAGCTTGTTTGACGATACCGAAGAAATGATAAACCTCTACCAGTCCCTGGACAGGATTCGCCTAAGGTTTGGAGTAAAGGCAATAATGCGCAGTGTTGGATTAGACCTTAAAAAATGA